A region of Hydrogenimonas cancrithermarum DNA encodes the following proteins:
- a CDS encoding cell division ATP-binding protein FtsE: protein MPNVVEAQSVKLAYPRHEPVIKDATFTVETGEFVFITGASGSGKSTLLKSMYGAMEIGGGGMSVGGIDMRSISGSKLYKLRRHIGIVFQDYKLIREWSVEKNVMLPLIIAGFPKDVCRAQAQKLLAHVKLSHKADKYPLELSGGEQQRVAMARALAHNPFLILADEPTGNLDDYSSQVVWELLERANEELETTILVVTHHIPEMFSADYRHLMIENGVLYEIR, encoded by the coding sequence ATGCCTAATGTGGTGGAGGCGCAGAGCGTCAAACTCGCCTATCCGCGCCACGAACCGGTGATAAAAGATGCCACGTTCACCGTTGAAACGGGAGAGTTCGTTTTCATTACCGGTGCAAGCGGCAGCGGAAAATCGACACTGCTCAAGTCGATGTACGGTGCCATGGAGATCGGCGGTGGGGGGATGTCCGTCGGAGGGATCGATATGCGCTCGATCTCGGGATCGAAGCTTTACAAACTGCGCAGACATATAGGCATCGTTTTTCAAGACTACAAGCTGATTAGGGAGTGGAGTGTCGAAAAGAATGTGATGCTGCCGCTTATCATCGCGGGATTTCCGAAAGATGTCTGCCGTGCCCAGGCCCAGAAACTTCTCGCCCATGTCAAGCTTTCGCACAAAGCGGACAAGTATCCTCTGGAACTCAGTGGCGGCGAGCAGCAGCGGGTCGCGATGGCGAGAGCGCTTGCCCACAACCCTTTTTTGATCTTGGCCGATGAGCCGACCGGCAATCTCGACGATTACTCCTCCCAGGTGGTGTGGGAACTGCTGGAACGGGCCAACGAGGAGCTCGAAACGACGATTCTGGTTGTAACCCATCACATTCCCGAAATGTTCAGTGCGGACTATCGGCATCTGATGATCGAAAACGGAGTTCTCTATGAAATCCGTTAG
- the pyrH gene encoding UMP kinase encodes MMAKQRVLVKFSGEALAGESGYGVDTSILKFIAEEIKQLIDSGIEVGVVIGGGNIIRGVTAAKDGIIKRTSGDYMGMLATVINAVAMQEALEYLGMRVRVQSAIKMEQICETFIVRRAIRHLEKGRIVIFAAGTGNPFFTTDTAATLRAIEIGADMIIKATKVDGVYDKDPNKYSDAKKLPTLSYDEALADNIKVMDDTSIALAKENKLPIVVCDMFKKGNLLAIMQGDYEKCSIVK; translated from the coding sequence GTGATGGCGAAGCAGCGGGTATTGGTCAAGTTTTCCGGTGAAGCTTTGGCAGGTGAGAGCGGGTATGGAGTGGATACCTCGATTTTGAAATTTATCGCCGAAGAGATCAAGCAGCTGATAGACAGCGGCATCGAAGTGGGTGTCGTGATCGGAGGCGGAAATATTATCCGCGGTGTGACGGCGGCGAAAGACGGCATCATCAAGCGTACCAGCGGAGACTATATGGGAATGCTCGCGACAGTCATCAACGCCGTGGCGATGCAGGAAGCTCTGGAATATCTTGGGATGCGCGTTCGTGTTCAGAGCGCGATCAAGATGGAGCAGATCTGTGAAACCTTCATTGTAAGGCGGGCGATCAGGCACCTGGAGAAGGGGCGTATCGTCATATTCGCAGCGGGAACGGGCAATCCGTTTTTCACGACCGACACTGCCGCGACGTTGCGTGCCATCGAAATCGGTGCGGATATGATCATCAAAGCGACCAAGGTCGATGGCGTCTACGATAAAGACCCGAACAAATATTCGGATGCGAAGAAGCTTCCGACACTCAGTTACGACGAGGCGCTGGCGGACAATATCAAGGTGATGGACGATACATCCATCGCCCTCGCCAAAGAGAACAAGCTTCCGATTGTGGTATGCGACATGTTCAAAAAAGGCAACCTGCTCGCGATCATGCAGGGCGATTATGAAAAGTGCTCGATCGTCAAATAA
- a CDS encoding DNA-directed RNA polymerase subunit omega yields MRLEKVAAKALEKANFNRYLLSAAVSKRANELAAGAEPMIEMDPKKHKYSDIAITEIAQGFIRIEGMEDS; encoded by the coding sequence ATGAGATTGGAAAAAGTAGCGGCAAAAGCCCTGGAAAAAGCGAACTTCAACCGATACCTGCTTTCGGCAGCCGTATCCAAGCGTGCAAACGAATTGGCGGCAGGTGCCGAACCGATGATCGAAATGGATCCGAAAAAACACAAATACTCGGATATCGCCATTACGGAAATCGCGCAGGGGTTTATCAGGATAGAGGGTATGGAAGACAGCTAA
- a CDS encoding RluA family pseudouridine synthase: MKKESLTADRQERLDKFLHRHIGGSRNQIEHLIKRGFVEASGKQVTKAGYKLKPGESVFYTIPQEPVYEEKTVGFDVPVIYEDEDILIVNKPSGLVVHPAPSVKEATLVDWLKAKGVNLSTISGEERHGIVHRLDKETSGAMVVAKNNAAHEKLSRQLQNKTMGRYYVAVIDYPLKSSGIVEGPIARNPSNRLKMGIVNGGKAAKTEFRKLLESPKERYELIAAKLYTGRTHQIRVHLTSIGRHIAGDSLYGFKSRGGKIERILLHAYILYLDHPETGEPMQFTAPIPVDMKTACESFFEKEKLDEILDPCALLRRFDDDCKRLRTQEPEPGGS, translated from the coding sequence GAGGGTTTGTAGAGGCTTCCGGAAAGCAGGTCACGAAAGCCGGTTACAAATTGAAGCCGGGCGAAAGCGTTTTCTATACGATACCGCAGGAACCGGTATACGAGGAAAAAACGGTCGGATTCGACGTTCCGGTCATTTACGAAGATGAAGATATATTGATTGTCAACAAACCGTCGGGGCTGGTCGTGCATCCTGCACCAAGCGTGAAAGAGGCGACACTGGTCGACTGGCTCAAAGCGAAAGGTGTGAACCTTTCGACGATCAGCGGCGAGGAGCGTCACGGTATCGTTCACCGCCTGGACAAAGAGACGAGCGGTGCGATGGTGGTTGCGAAGAACAATGCCGCCCATGAAAAGCTTTCGAGGCAATTGCAGAACAAAACGATGGGGCGTTACTATGTCGCGGTCATCGATTATCCTCTCAAAAGTTCGGGGATTGTCGAAGGGCCGATCGCCCGCAACCCCTCCAACCGTCTGAAGATGGGGATCGTCAATGGTGGGAAAGCGGCGAAAACAGAATTTCGGAAACTTCTGGAAAGTCCGAAGGAACGATACGAGCTGATCGCCGCCAAACTCTACACGGGGCGTACCCACCAGATCCGTGTCCATCTCACTTCGATCGGCCGTCACATCGCAGGTGACAGTTTATACGGTTTTAAGAGCCGGGGCGGTAAAATAGAACGCATTTTGCTGCATGCCTATATACTCTATCTTGACCATCCCGAAACGGGCGAACCGATGCAGTTTACAGCCCCGATACCGGTCGATATGAAAACAGCCTGTGAAAGTTTTTTTGAGAAGGAGAAATTAGATGAAATATTGGATCCGTGCGCTCTGCTTCGGCGCTTTGATGATGATTGCAAGCGGCTGCGCACCCAAGAGCCTGAGCCAGGAGGCTCCTAA
- a CDS encoding fibronectin type III domain-containing protein: MKYWIRALCFGALMMIASGCAPKSLSQEAPKILPNLPTVESIKTLSSMTAVGFEWKMVPSSQIAGYRLYRMEPNATQKRLKRVAQIDDRYSSHYVDVKLKPGIEYIYQMSTFNEEGFESKQSEPVRVRTKPMVKSVSFVRAITDLPKRIKLIWRPHQDLRVTGYVVERARVTEPDKWKKIAEVPNRLSAEYIDKDLGNGEIYIYRVRVKLCNGLTSGPSTAVKAITKPLPKPPTDLKATFDLPRKIHLEWQPSPTQDVVYYKVYRSPFNMGFYSYRAKTDKTFFDDVVDDDGKIYYYKISAVDKDGLESPIPETPVMGSTLVKPSAPTITAAKVAFNQAIILWEPGDSRADRYDVIRTEWEGLTRKKRVFKNIYGTKFVDKFMKPGVKYTYRVVEIDKNGLRSEPSEPVELYIATKE; the protein is encoded by the coding sequence ATGAAATATTGGATCCGTGCGCTCTGCTTCGGCGCTTTGATGATGATTGCAAGCGGCTGCGCACCCAAGAGCCTGAGCCAGGAGGCTCCTAAAATCCTGCCCAACCTTCCGACGGTCGAATCGATCAAGACGCTCAGCAGCATGACGGCAGTGGGCTTCGAATGGAAAATGGTACCTTCATCGCAGATCGCTGGCTACAGGCTCTACCGTATGGAACCGAATGCAACACAGAAGAGACTCAAGCGTGTGGCACAAATCGACGACAGGTACAGTTCCCACTACGTCGATGTCAAATTGAAACCGGGTATAGAATACATCTATCAGATGTCAACGTTCAACGAAGAGGGATTCGAGTCGAAACAGTCCGAACCCGTACGCGTTCGAACCAAACCGATGGTCAAATCGGTCAGTTTCGTACGTGCCATCACCGATCTTCCAAAGCGGATCAAGCTGATCTGGCGCCCGCATCAGGATCTGCGAGTTACCGGCTATGTCGTCGAGCGTGCACGGGTCACGGAGCCGGATAAATGGAAAAAAATAGCGGAAGTCCCCAATCGCCTGAGTGCCGAATATATCGACAAAGATCTTGGAAACGGGGAAATCTATATCTACCGGGTCCGCGTCAAGCTCTGCAATGGGCTGACGTCCGGTCCGAGCACGGCCGTGAAGGCTATTACCAAGCCGCTTCCGAAGCCGCCGACGGATCTGAAAGCCACGTTTGACCTGCCTAGAAAGATCCATTTGGAGTGGCAGCCGAGCCCGACGCAGGATGTGGTTTACTACAAAGTCTACCGTAGCCCGTTCAATATGGGATTTTATAGCTACCGCGCCAAAACGGATAAAACCTTTTTTGACGATGTCGTCGACGATGATGGAAAAATATACTATTACAAAATTTCGGCGGTCGACAAAGACGGGTTGGAGAGCCCGATACCGGAAACGCCTGTCATGGGAAGCACGCTGGTCAAACCGAGTGCACCGACGATCACCGCTGCGAAAGTCGCTTTCAATCAGGCGATCATTCTTTGGGAGCCGGGTGATTCCCGTGCCGACAGATACGATGTCATCCGAACCGAATGGGAAGGCCTGACCAGGAAAAAGCGTGTCTTTAAAAATATCTACGGAACCAAGTTCGTCGACAAATTCATGAAACCCGGTGTCAAATATACCTACCGGGTTGTCGAAATCGACAAAAACGGGCTACGGTCGGAGCCCTCCGAGCCGGTTGAACTCTACATCGCGACGAAAGAGTAA
- a CDS encoding cell division protein FtsX, which yields MKSVRNHLALILPLFAILFAVEYLLVLERVVQAYENRLKEQYSVIVVADRSVKSDTIGRVNGLIENVEPVDAEKVLMRIRKQVSKESLEKLQAVMPAFYTVKLRRYPDKKSLERLKNDLLSLEGVKRVKVFEKVHDPLYAMLAFMKSNVLVFAILLGITGFLLIIKQMYIWQLEHKERMQIMALFGAPVWLRSGVLFRLAIVDAIISLLLAGAMTLYLMTNSTVRSFLYEIDMRVDSLVGFDDFGLLAAVALGMALMCAFWVVVRFKEES from the coding sequence ATGAAATCCGTTAGAAACCATCTCGCTCTCATTCTCCCTCTGTTTGCGATACTCTTCGCCGTCGAGTATCTGCTTGTTCTCGAGAGAGTCGTTCAGGCATACGAGAACCGTCTCAAAGAGCAGTACAGTGTCATCGTCGTGGCGGACAGAAGTGTGAAAAGCGATACGATCGGCCGGGTAAACGGTCTCATCGAAAATGTCGAGCCTGTCGATGCGGAAAAAGTGCTGATGCGAATTCGAAAGCAGGTGAGCAAGGAGAGTTTGGAGAAGCTTCAGGCGGTGATGCCGGCTTTCTATACGGTCAAATTGCGGCGCTACCCCGACAAGAAGAGCCTGGAGCGTTTGAAAAACGATCTGTTGTCGCTCGAAGGCGTCAAACGTGTAAAGGTGTTCGAAAAGGTTCACGACCCGCTCTATGCGATGCTCGCGTTCATGAAAAGCAATGTTCTCGTCTTCGCCATCCTTCTTGGAATAACCGGTTTCCTGCTCATAATAAAGCAGATGTATATATGGCAGCTCGAGCATAAAGAAAGAATGCAGATCATGGCACTTTTCGGTGCGCCTGTCTGGTTGCGAAGCGGCGTGCTCTTCCGGCTCGCCATCGTGGATGCGATCATCTCTTTGCTTCTTGCCGGTGCAATGACGCTCTATCTCATGACGAACAGTACCGTCAGATCGTTTCTTTATGAGATCGATATGCGAGTGGACAGTCTGGTAGGGTTCGACGATTTCGGCCTTCTCGCCGCCGTGGCACTGGGTATGGCACTTATGTGCGCCTTCTGGGTCGTCGTTCGTTTCAAAGAGGAGTCGTAA
- a CDS encoding murein hydrolase activator EnvC family protein, giving the protein MGGKIFLFLVMLLPFLSAATIDKKIERSKARLASTKNAFANMDRKLAKIARQIAANQKNLRKLDETIAKLDKEIAVNAVLLEEGKKRLVTIESQLRKLKKERLEKERKLVDMLADRYVIEEIVRDKEMQSPENVIESELLAALIKSDSEALKSLQSSYLKTLKRSEALNREAQRIKAMIVRLQNRKKEAAREKERRSRLMAKLEKEKKAYQSRLEKLQKEESDLRKTLAKLNILKRESLSQRKKKKQTSVAIAKGDKLKVRTIGSSYQRHAIGRYRGKKTISPVGKAKVVKKFGPYVDPVYGIKIFNESVTLQPYKKRAKVKNVLNGRVVFVKDTPMLGKVVIIEHKNNLHTIYAKMDKIAPTIKEGKKIKKGYVIGRVEKELMFEVTQKNRHINPLELIRLK; this is encoded by the coding sequence ATGGGGGGCAAAATATTTCTTTTTCTGGTGATGCTCCTTCCTTTTCTTTCGGCCGCCACGATCGACAAAAAGATAGAACGCTCCAAAGCACGGCTGGCGAGTACCAAAAACGCCTTTGCGAATATGGACAGAAAGCTCGCGAAAATTGCGAGGCAGATCGCCGCCAACCAGAAAAACCTCAGAAAACTCGACGAAACCATCGCGAAACTCGACAAAGAGATCGCCGTGAATGCAGTGCTTCTTGAAGAGGGTAAAAAACGCCTCGTCACCATCGAGTCCCAACTTCGAAAACTGAAGAAAGAGCGTCTCGAAAAAGAGCGTAAACTGGTCGACATGCTTGCCGACCGTTATGTAATCGAAGAGATCGTCCGAGACAAAGAGATGCAGTCTCCGGAGAACGTCATCGAATCGGAGCTTCTCGCCGCTTTGATCAAATCGGACAGTGAAGCGCTGAAATCGTTGCAGAGCTCCTACTTGAAGACGCTCAAACGGAGTGAAGCGCTGAATCGCGAAGCACAGCGGATCAAAGCGATGATCGTACGCTTGCAGAACCGGAAAAAAGAGGCGGCCAGGGAGAAGGAGCGGCGAAGCAGGCTGATGGCGAAGCTGGAAAAAGAGAAAAAGGCCTACCAGTCCCGTCTTGAAAAGCTTCAAAAAGAGGAGAGCGATCTTAGAAAAACCCTGGCGAAGCTGAACATCTTGAAAAGAGAGTCCCTTTCACAGAGAAAAAAGAAAAAACAGACCAGTGTCGCCATCGCGAAGGGGGACAAACTGAAAGTCCGGACCATCGGCTCTTCCTACCAACGTCATGCCATCGGCCGGTATCGGGGAAAAAAGACGATATCGCCCGTCGGCAAAGCGAAAGTCGTCAAGAAGTTCGGCCCCTACGTCGATCCGGTTTACGGGATAAAAATATTCAACGAATCCGTGACGCTTCAGCCCTATAAAAAGAGGGCGAAGGTCAAAAATGTCCTCAATGGACGTGTCGTTTTCGTCAAAGATACGCCGATGCTCGGAAAAGTCGTTATCATCGAACACAAGAACAATCTGCACACCATCTACGCGAAAATGGATAAAATCGCTCCGACGATCAAAGAGGGCAAGAAGATCAAAAAAGGGTACGTCATCGGCAGGGTGGAGAAGGAGTTGATGTTTGAAGTGACGCAGAAAAACCGACACATCAACCCCCTCGAGCTGATCCGCCTGAAATAG
- the tyrS gene encoding tyrosine--tRNA ligase → MIEEALNEIKRGAAEIITDEQIEKLLKRYYETGEPYYVKAGFDPTAPDLHLGHTVLLQKLATFQKYGGIVQFLIGDFTGMIGDPTGKSQTRKKLTQEEVKANAKSYEEQVFKILDPEKTVVVFNSDWLGKLSSYEMIELASKRTVARMLERDDFEKRFKSGQDISLYEFFYPLFQGYDSVVLKSDIEIGGTDQKFNLLMGRHLQRAYNVGKEQVVLMMPILEGLDGVQKMSKSLGNFIGVAEDPNTMFAKVMSVSDDLMWRYYELLSARSLGEIAQMKADVESGKLHPKRAKEMLAEEIVERFHDKEAALAACEEFNKVFKQKDLPTDMPEYEIEGPIWIAKALVEAKLEPSTSQARRDLQAGAVRIDQEKVNDKDLQLEAGDYILQVGKKKFAKVKVK, encoded by the coding sequence ATGATAGAAGAAGCTTTAAACGAGATCAAACGCGGAGCTGCGGAGATCATCACCGACGAACAGATCGAAAAACTGCTGAAACGCTATTACGAAACAGGTGAACCCTACTATGTCAAAGCCGGCTTCGACCCGACGGCGCCCGACTTGCATCTGGGCCATACGGTTTTGCTGCAGAAACTGGCAACGTTTCAGAAGTATGGAGGGATCGTTCAGTTTCTGATCGGAGATTTTACCGGTATGATCGGGGATCCGACCGGAAAGAGCCAGACGCGAAAGAAACTGACCCAGGAAGAGGTGAAAGCCAACGCCAAAAGTTATGAAGAGCAGGTTTTCAAAATTTTGGACCCGGAAAAGACGGTCGTCGTTTTCAACAGCGATTGGCTCGGCAAACTGAGCAGTTACGAGATGATCGAACTCGCCTCCAAACGCACCGTGGCCCGAATGCTCGAGCGTGACGATTTCGAGAAGCGTTTCAAAAGCGGGCAGGATATCTCTTTGTACGAATTTTTCTATCCGCTCTTCCAGGGCTACGACAGCGTCGTACTCAAAAGCGATATCGAGATCGGCGGAACCGATCAAAAGTTCAACCTCCTGATGGGACGTCATCTGCAGCGCGCCTACAATGTCGGCAAAGAGCAAGTGGTCTTGATGATGCCGATTCTAGAAGGCCTCGACGGGGTTCAGAAGATGAGCAAGTCACTCGGAAACTTCATCGGTGTCGCGGAAGACCCGAACACGATGTTCGCCAAAGTGATGAGTGTCAGCGACGATCTGATGTGGCGCTATTACGAACTGCTGAGTGCACGTTCGCTCGGAGAGATTGCACAGATGAAAGCGGATGTCGAAAGCGGAAAACTTCATCCCAAGCGTGCAAAGGAGATGCTTGCCGAAGAGATCGTCGAGCGTTTCCACGACAAAGAAGCGGCGCTGGCGGCGTGTGAAGAGTTCAACAAGGTCTTCAAACAAAAAGACCTTCCCACCGATATGCCCGAATACGAGATCGAAGGACCGATCTGGATCGCCAAGGCGTTGGTCGAAGCGAAACTCGAACCCTCCACCTCACAGGCCAGGCGTGACCTTCAAGCCGGTGCTGTACGTATCGATCAGGAGAAGGTGAACGACAAAGACTTGCAATTGGAAGCGGGAGATTATATACTTCAAGTTGGAAAGAAAAAATTTGCAAAAGTGAAGGTGAAATAG
- a CDS encoding RelA/SpoT family protein → MHPALEPLLDIIRAVKTVDEAETILFDTIEPTDAIRRALDFAGEAHKEQLRKSGEPYIIHPILVAAITASISEDETMVLAALLHDVVEDTPYTIDDIEERFGEDVAYLVEGLTKIVEIRDSELVPSTSDEKLISSALSFRKMLICSIEDVRVLVIKLCDRLHNMMTLDALPEPKQHRIAEETLVVYAPIAHRLGIAALKNKLEDLSFYYLFPKEYAKIDAYIRSHRQDFQIKLNTFISKVKTLMVHNGFHADSFEIFGRVKHYYSIYLKMQRKGISIDEILDLLAIRILVPEPIDCYRSLGTLHLNFKPLIARFKDYVALPKENGYQTLHTTVFDDTSIIEAQIRTFEMHKTAEFGIAAHWKYKLGESLINIEWLKNLQYQNESIEEFYELVKNDLYSEDISVFTPAGDQITLPRGATVLDFAYAVHTQVGERASAALVNKQPSSLLSELKNGDLVRIITADHPIYHCTWIDAVKTSRAKSHMRTRCNQRRKEIDRMSAVNILSATLGLPAEKTEAWIEEQGLAEQIYRVARELSFYKEVIHRFLDTKKEKSILSSIFQRPYRRLKRFDFENFVIYSTESVNSVEFDYCCHPKRGDPIVAFKLGNKAVVHHKFCEKAYTLIQKRTPMLFVEWSENRMQRYRLLVTLKDEKGALAKLLAYLAKIDSNIISIKLGDGTSQSNLCEVIFESKEHDQNHLKKIIERHFKVIELVSLTDAYKQ, encoded by the coding sequence GTGCATCCGGCATTGGAGCCTCTGCTCGATATTATCCGTGCGGTCAAGACGGTCGATGAAGCGGAAACCATACTGTTCGATACGATTGAACCGACCGATGCAATCAGGCGTGCTTTGGATTTTGCCGGGGAGGCACATAAGGAACAGCTGAGAAAAAGCGGCGAACCCTATATCATCCATCCGATCCTTGTGGCGGCGATCACCGCTTCGATCAGCGAGGACGAGACAATGGTCCTGGCGGCACTTCTTCATGATGTCGTGGAGGATACACCCTATACGATCGACGATATCGAGGAGCGCTTCGGCGAGGATGTCGCCTATCTGGTGGAGGGCCTTACGAAGATAGTCGAGATTCGCGACAGCGAGTTGGTTCCCTCCACATCCGACGAAAAACTGATCTCTTCCGCCCTCAGTTTCCGGAAGATGCTGATCTGTTCGATCGAGGACGTCAGGGTTCTGGTCATCAAGCTGTGTGACCGCCTTCACAATATGATGACGCTCGATGCACTTCCCGAGCCAAAACAGCACCGCATCGCCGAAGAGACACTCGTCGTCTATGCACCGATCGCACACCGTCTCGGTATCGCTGCGCTCAAAAACAAGCTGGAAGATCTCAGTTTCTACTATCTTTTCCCAAAAGAGTATGCCAAAATCGATGCGTACATCCGTTCGCATCGTCAGGATTTTCAGATCAAACTCAACACTTTCATCTCGAAAGTCAAAACGCTGATGGTCCATAACGGATTCCACGCAGACAGTTTCGAGATATTTGGCCGCGTAAAACATTACTACTCGATCTATCTGAAGATGCAGCGAAAAGGGATATCGATCGACGAGATTCTCGATCTTCTGGCGATTCGGATTCTGGTCCCCGAACCGATCGATTGCTATCGCTCGCTAGGAACGCTGCATCTGAATTTCAAACCGCTGATCGCACGTTTCAAAGACTATGTGGCACTTCCGAAAGAGAATGGCTACCAGACACTGCATACGACAGTCTTTGACGATACGTCGATCATCGAGGCGCAGATTCGTACATTCGAAATGCACAAAACTGCCGAATTCGGCATCGCGGCTCACTGGAAGTACAAACTCGGCGAGTCTTTGATCAACATCGAATGGTTGAAAAACCTGCAGTACCAGAACGAATCGATCGAAGAGTTTTACGAGCTCGTCAAAAACGATCTCTACAGCGAGGATATCAGCGTCTTCACTCCCGCGGGCGATCAGATTACGTTGCCAAGGGGCGCTACGGTTCTCGATTTCGCCTATGCGGTCCATACACAAGTCGGTGAACGTGCGAGTGCCGCACTCGTCAACAAACAGCCCTCTTCGCTTTTGAGCGAGTTGAAAAATGGTGACCTCGTCCGGATAATCACGGCCGATCATCCCATTTATCACTGTACCTGGATCGACGCGGTCAAAACCTCCCGTGCCAAGAGCCATATGCGTACCCGCTGTAACCAGCGCCGCAAAGAGATCGACCGGATGAGTGCCGTCAATATCCTCTCCGCGACCCTGGGCCTGCCGGCCGAAAAAACGGAAGCGTGGATCGAAGAACAGGGACTTGCGGAACAGATTTACCGCGTTGCGAGGGAGTTAAGTTTCTACAAAGAGGTCATTCATCGCTTTTTGGATACGAAAAAAGAGAAGTCGATCCTTTCGTCGATTTTCCAGCGCCCGTACCGGCGCCTCAAACGGTTCGATTTCGAAAATTTCGTCATCTATTCGACGGAGAGTGTCAACAGTGTCGAGTTCGACTACTGCTGCCATCCCAAAAGGGGAGACCCTATTGTCGCATTCAAGCTGGGAAACAAGGCCGTCGTCCACCACAAGTTTTGCGAAAAGGCCTACACACTCATTCAAAAACGGACGCCGATGCTGTTCGTCGAATGGAGCGAGAACAGAATGCAGCGCTACCGTCTTCTGGTAACGCTCAAAGACGAGAAAGGGGCTTTGGCGAAACTTCTTGCCTACCTGGCGAAGATCGATAGCAACATCATTTCGATCAAGCTGGGGGATGGAACGTCCCAGAGCAATCTGTGCGAAGTGATTTTCGAAAGCAAAGAGCACGACCAAAATCATCTCAAAAAGATCATAGAACGCCATTTCAAAGTGATCGAACTGGTGAGCCTCACCGATGCGTACAAACAATAG
- the trmB gene encoding tRNA (guanosine(46)-N7)-methyltransferase TrmB: MPHIRIKSFDLSKIPFEREDVRFEWYAENLQSAGEGLVGVRVSNIPFLLQVKPKGDSVLLKAEKISRPSPNTLVKKALHAYIEEARPQLLYSNIANVDQAVLKEPLPCLKEIATFDASSLPEKPLWIEIGFGSGRHLLHQAQKHPDVHLIGLEIHRPSLEQVMRRIDLEKLENVWVIDYDARLFMELLPSNRVERIFVHFPVPWDKKPHRRVISESFLEEASRVLSPGGTLELRTDSENYFRYAMEVFTKPEQVRLRLEKNLEAAVRSKYEERWLRMEKNIYEIHVESLERSPERSVEIDFGFPEGASISKLFENRPPKAFLTPECFVHVERFYAINEEDGLIRVSLGSFDRPEHKFILIQNGKASYYPHPPVATQTNRKAHEILREWFHA; the protein is encoded by the coding sequence ATGCCCCATATTCGTATAAAATCTTTCGACCTTTCGAAAATACCGTTTGAAAGGGAGGATGTCCGTTTCGAATGGTACGCCGAAAATCTCCAAAGTGCGGGGGAAGGGCTCGTGGGAGTGCGTGTTTCGAATATCCCTTTTTTACTGCAGGTAAAGCCCAAAGGTGATAGTGTTCTGCTCAAAGCGGAAAAGATATCCCGTCCTTCTCCAAATACATTGGTCAAAAAGGCACTTCATGCCTATATCGAAGAGGCGAGGCCGCAACTTCTCTACTCCAACATCGCCAATGTCGACCAGGCTGTGCTGAAAGAGCCGCTGCCCTGCCTCAAAGAGATCGCCACATTCGATGCATCATCTCTTCCTGAAAAACCGCTTTGGATCGAGATCGGTTTTGGAAGCGGACGGCATCTGCTTCATCAGGCACAAAAACATCCGGATGTCCATCTGATAGGACTCGAAATACACAGGCCATCCCTCGAACAGGTGATGCGCCGTATCGATCTCGAAAAGCTCGAGAATGTCTGGGTGATCGACTACGATGCAAGGCTCTTCATGGAGCTGCTGCCAAGTAATCGTGTCGAGCGGATTTTTGTCCATTTCCCCGTACCATGGGACAAGAAGCCGCATCGGCGTGTCATTTCCGAAAGCTTTCTCGAAGAGGCGTCGAGGGTTCTCTCACCCGGTGGAACGCTCGAACTCAGGACCGATAGCGAAAACTATTTTCGCTATGCGATGGAGGTTTTTACAAAACCCGAACAGGTCAGGCTCAGACTCGAAAAAAATCTCGAAGCAGCCGTCCGGAGCAAATATGAAGAGCGATGGCTGCGCATGGAAAAAAATATTTACGAGATTCATGTCGAGTCGCTCGAGAGATCGCCTGAACGAAGTGTCGAGATAGATTTCGGCTTTCCGGAGGGTGCCTCTATCTCGAAACTTTTCGAAAACCGGCCTCCGAAAGCTTTTCTGACGCCGGAGTGTTTCGTACATGTCGAACGCTTCTACGCCATCAACGAAGAGGATGGCCTCATCCGTGTCTCTTTGGGAAGTTTCGACAGGCCCGAGCACAAATTTATCCTGATACAGAACGGAAAAGCCTCCTACTACCCGCATCCGCCGGTTGCAACGCAGACCAACCGGAAGGCGCATGAAATCCTTCGGGAGTGGTTCCATGCCTAA